A stretch of the Snodgrassella alvi genome encodes the following:
- the topA gene encoding type I DNA topoisomerase, with the protein MAKNLLIVESPSKAKTLKKYLGSDFEILASYGHVRDLVPKSGAVDPENDFAMKYQLVSRNAKHLDAIVSAAKEADALYLATDPDREGEAISWHLQEILKSKRGLKNLHPKRVVFHEVTKKAVLDAVAHPRELSQTLVDAQQTRRALDYLVGFNLSPLLWKKIRRGLSAGRVQSPALRMICEREQEIRDFTAQEYWTVHLDSHKARTKFTAKLTHWQGQKLEQFDIPDETQQQEIVSALQGQPAHVSKVEKKKRSRNPAAPFTTSTMQQEAVRKLGMTTDRTMRTAQQLYEGVDVGQGAVGLITYMRTDSVSLSDDAVVEIRHYIDNKIGSDYLPSTAKVYKTKSKNAQEAHEAIRPTSVYRTPEEVKPFLTADQFRLYQMIWQRAVACQMAPARFDTTSVDIVVGKGVFRVTGQVQTFAGFLSVYEEGVDDSEDDENAKKLPPLQEGDDLPVDKIFGEQHFTQPPPRYSEASLVKALEEYGIGRPSTYASIISTLKEREYVTLEQKRFLPTDTGEVVNKFLTEHFGQYVDYNFTARLENQLDDIAGGKREWKPVMQQFWKGFDKEVKAKEDIPRAELTAENLDEICPKCGAHQLQIKFGKRGRFIACSGYPDCDYTRNVNETAEEAAKAAEEPTIVEGRSCPKCEGQLVYKRGRYGKFIGCANYPKCKYIEPLEKPKDTGIECPKCHQGSLIERKSRYGKLFYSCNTYPDCDYAVWNPPINEPCPQCGWPVLTIKTTKRRGTEKVCPQKECGYTEQIEPPAPKE; encoded by the coding sequence ATGGCAAAAAACCTGTTGATTGTTGAATCTCCATCAAAAGCGAAAACGCTGAAAAAATATCTTGGCAGCGACTTTGAAATTCTCGCTTCCTATGGACACGTGCGCGATCTGGTACCTAAAAGTGGTGCCGTCGATCCGGAAAATGACTTTGCCATGAAATACCAGCTGGTCAGCCGTAATGCCAAACATTTGGATGCGATTGTGTCAGCAGCAAAAGAAGCTGATGCACTTTATTTGGCAACCGACCCGGATAGAGAGGGTGAAGCTATTTCCTGGCATTTACAGGAAATACTCAAATCTAAGCGTGGCCTCAAAAACCTACACCCAAAGCGGGTAGTATTCCATGAAGTAACCAAAAAAGCCGTATTGGATGCGGTTGCTCATCCGCGTGAGTTGTCACAAACATTGGTGGATGCACAGCAGACACGGCGAGCTCTGGATTATCTGGTTGGTTTTAATCTGTCACCTTTATTATGGAAAAAAATTCGCCGAGGTCTATCTGCTGGCCGCGTACAAAGCCCAGCATTACGCATGATTTGCGAACGCGAACAAGAAATCCGTGATTTCACGGCACAGGAATATTGGACAGTTCATTTGGACAGCCACAAAGCGCGTACCAAATTCACCGCCAAACTCACACACTGGCAAGGACAGAAACTCGAGCAATTTGATATACCAGATGAAACTCAACAGCAGGAAATAGTCAGCGCCCTGCAGGGTCAGCCGGCACATGTTTCCAAGGTAGAAAAGAAAAAGCGCAGCCGTAATCCAGCTGCGCCATTTACCACCTCCACTATGCAGCAGGAAGCAGTGCGTAAACTTGGTATGACTACCGACCGTACCATGCGCACAGCCCAGCAATTATATGAAGGTGTAGACGTAGGGCAAGGTGCAGTGGGGCTGATTACCTATATGCGTACCGACTCCGTCAGCTTGTCAGATGATGCCGTTGTTGAAATACGCCATTATATTGATAACAAAATTGGCAGCGACTACCTACCATCTACAGCAAAGGTCTACAAAACCAAATCGAAAAATGCTCAGGAAGCACATGAAGCTATTCGGCCTACTTCGGTTTACCGTACACCAGAAGAAGTGAAACCCTTTCTGACTGCTGATCAGTTTCGCCTGTATCAGATGATTTGGCAACGTGCGGTGGCCTGCCAGATGGCACCAGCTCGTTTCGATACCACCAGTGTCGATATTGTTGTAGGAAAAGGTGTTTTTCGAGTAACTGGACAGGTACAGACATTTGCTGGTTTTTTAAGCGTTTACGAAGAAGGTGTCGACGATAGCGAAGATGATGAAAATGCCAAAAAATTGCCTCCATTGCAGGAAGGAGATGATTTACCGGTAGATAAAATATTTGGCGAACAGCATTTTACTCAGCCACCACCCCGTTATTCTGAAGCCAGTTTGGTAAAAGCACTGGAAGAGTATGGCATTGGCCGTCCTTCAACCTATGCCAGCATTATTTCCACACTTAAAGAACGTGAGTACGTCACACTAGAACAAAAACGGTTTCTGCCCACCGATACCGGTGAAGTCGTCAATAAATTTCTTACCGAGCATTTCGGTCAATATGTAGATTACAACTTCACTGCCAGACTGGAAAATCAGCTGGATGATATTGCCGGCGGCAAACGAGAATGGAAGCCGGTAATGCAACAGTTCTGGAAAGGTTTTGACAAAGAGGTTAAAGCCAAGGAAGACATCCCACGCGCAGAGCTGACAGCAGAAAATCTGGATGAAATCTGCCCGAAATGTGGAGCTCACCAGCTACAGATTAAATTTGGCAAACGTGGGCGCTTTATTGCCTGTAGCGGTTATCCAGATTGCGATTACACCCGCAACGTGAATGAAACTGCTGAAGAGGCTGCCAAAGCTGCAGAAGAGCCTACCATCGTTGAAGGGCGCAGCTGTCCCAAATGTGAAGGACAACTGGTATACAAGCGTGGCCGTTATGGTAAATTCATTGGTTGCGCCAATTATCCCAAATGTAAATATATCGAACCTTTGGAAAAACCTAAAGATACCGGAATTGAATGTCCGAAGTGTCATCAAGGCAGCCTGATCGAACGCAAGAGCCGCTATGGCAAACTGTTTTACAGTTGCAATACTTATCCCGATTGTGACTATGCCGTGTGGAATCCGCCCATTAACGAACCCTGTCCGCAATGCGGTTGGCCGGTTCTGACCATCAAAACCACCAAACGGCGCGGAACCGAAAAAGTTTGTCCTCAAAAAGAGTGTGGCTATACCGAACAGATAGAACCTCCCGCACCCAAAGAATAG
- the murU gene encoding N-acetylmuramate alpha-1-phosphate uridylyltransferase MurU, which produces MKAMILAAGRGERMRPLTDTCPKPLLKVGGIPLIEHHLRRLQKAGFREIVINHAWLGEQIENSLGNGQAYGLEISYSAEKEGGLETAGGIVTALPMLGNTPFLVINGDVLTDIDFVGALEISNELEQSGNLAHLWLVDNPSHHPEGDFHLLSSGKITERQTNTSALTFSGVGVYHPALFKGIQAHNRAKLAPLLRKAMQNDLVSGEYYNGFWLDVGTIERLQQANQWFETRHGK; this is translated from the coding sequence ATGAAAGCCATGATTCTTGCCGCAGGACGCGGTGAACGCATGCGTCCACTGACAGATACCTGTCCAAAACCATTACTAAAAGTAGGTGGAATACCATTAATCGAACATCATTTGCGCCGCCTACAGAAGGCAGGTTTTCGAGAAATTGTGATTAATCATGCTTGGTTGGGAGAACAAATTGAAAATTCTTTGGGAAACGGGCAAGCTTATGGTCTGGAAATTTCTTATTCTGCTGAAAAAGAAGGAGGGCTAGAGACAGCAGGTGGAATTGTTACTGCTTTACCTATGCTCGGCAATACACCGTTTTTGGTGATAAACGGAGATGTACTAACTGATATTGATTTTGTCGGGGCGTTAGAAATCAGTAACGAATTAGAACAGTCTGGTAATCTGGCTCACTTATGGCTAGTAGATAATCCATCTCATCATCCAGAAGGAGATTTCCATCTGTTGTCATCAGGAAAAATAACCGAACGTCAGACGAATACTTCAGCATTAACTTTTAGCGGAGTAGGTGTATATCATCCTGCCTTGTTTAAGGGTATTCAGGCTCATAACAGAGCAAAACTGGCTCCTTTATTGCGTAAAGCCATGCAAAATGATCTGGTTAGTGGGGAATATTACAATGGCTTCTGGCTGGATGTAGGAACAATTGAAAGATTACAGCAGGCCAATCAATGGTTCGAAACCAGACACGGCAAATGA
- the ruvC gene encoding crossover junction endodeoxyribonuclease RuvC, whose product MQIQQSEQSTIRILGVDPGSRVTGFGVIDVIGRQHIYVASGCIKTVVGSTLAERIRVIVQNLREVIATYQPTQTAVEQVFVNVNPAATLVLGQARGAAIAALTLGELPVFEYTALQVKQAVVGQGKAAKEQVQHMVVQMLSLSGTPQADAADALAVALTHALRNYSLASKIQQGLTIKSGRFR is encoded by the coding sequence ATGCAAATACAGCAGTCTGAACAATCCACTATCCGTATTCTTGGTGTCGACCCCGGCAGCCGTGTAACCGGCTTTGGCGTAATTGACGTAATCGGTCGCCAGCACATCTATGTTGCCTCTGGTTGCATAAAAACCGTTGTAGGCTCAACACTTGCAGAGCGCATCCGAGTTATAGTACAGAATTTACGCGAAGTGATCGCCACATATCAGCCCACCCAGACCGCAGTCGAACAGGTGTTTGTCAACGTTAATCCTGCGGCCACACTGGTATTGGGTCAGGCACGTGGAGCGGCCATAGCTGCACTGACATTAGGTGAGCTACCGGTATTCGAATACACAGCCCTGCAGGTAAAGCAGGCTGTCGTCGGGCAGGGTAAAGCGGCTAAGGAGCAGGTGCAGCATATGGTGGTACAAATGTTGTCTCTGTCTGGAACACCTCAGGCAGATGCTGCAGATGCCCTAGCAGTAGCATTAACCCATGCCTTACGCAATTATAGTCTGGCTTCGAAAATTCAACAGGGATTAACCATTAAATCCGGTCGTTTTCGTTAA
- the dprA gene encoding DNA-processing protein DprA, whose protein sequence is MNELERYAWIELALTPYIGSETFLRILKHFGSAQIALAADVAEIKPFLIRSRAGQYWRSEEARKAAEAALQWEQKHENARLLLLAENDYPPLLSEGLTPPPLLFIRGNIHYLQQPSLAIVGSRHATPQAMRIARDFAKALAQKEIAVISGMADGIDTAAHQGALLGKGTTVAVWGTGIDRVYPARNKSLAAEIAEHGCIISEFPLGTRSLAGNFPRRNRLIAALSQGTLVIEAATESGSLITARLAGEMGREVMAIPGSIDNPLSKGCHALIKQGAKLVENLDDILHECPFLLQKTQVHSYSHQSSQFIQSDTPVLLVEETEDLLLDKTAVSALTSPEKQILDGLGHGIVHPDTLVSTLGIPATDVYANLMALELGGWITALPGGCYQRIKS, encoded by the coding sequence ATGAATGAGCTCGAGCGCTATGCTTGGATTGAGCTGGCATTAACCCCCTATATTGGCAGTGAAACATTTTTACGTATCTTAAAACATTTTGGTTCGGCACAAATCGCTTTGGCCGCAGATGTGGCTGAAATTAAACCTTTCCTGATTCGTTCTCGGGCCGGTCAATACTGGCGCAGTGAGGAAGCAAGAAAAGCAGCTGAAGCCGCCCTGCAATGGGAGCAAAAGCATGAAAATGCACGCTTATTATTGCTGGCTGAAAATGATTATCCACCATTGCTTTCTGAAGGTTTGACACCGCCTCCATTATTATTTATACGTGGTAACATCCATTATCTGCAACAGCCCTCATTGGCTATTGTTGGCAGCCGACATGCAACGCCACAAGCAATGCGTATTGCCCGTGATTTTGCCAAGGCATTAGCACAAAAAGAAATTGCTGTGATATCGGGCATGGCTGATGGTATAGATACCGCAGCCCATCAAGGTGCTTTACTTGGCAAAGGTACTACTGTTGCCGTCTGGGGCACAGGAATTGATCGCGTGTATCCGGCACGCAACAAATCATTGGCTGCTGAAATTGCCGAACATGGCTGTATAATTTCAGAATTTCCACTAGGCACTCGTTCTTTGGCCGGTAACTTTCCCCGTCGCAATCGCCTGATTGCAGCACTCAGCCAAGGTACCCTAGTGATAGAGGCTGCAACCGAATCTGGCTCCCTGATTACTGCGCGATTGGCCGGTGAAATGGGTCGTGAAGTTATGGCAATACCTGGTTCGATTGATAACCCATTAAGCAAAGGTTGTCATGCATTGATAAAACAGGGTGCCAAACTGGTTGAAAATCTAGATGATATACTTCATGAGTGCCCTTTCCTCTTGCAAAAAACGCAAGTGCATTCATATAGCCATCAATCTTCACAATTTATTCAATCAGATACACCTGTACTGCTTGTTGAAGAGACTGAAGATCTCTTATTAGACAAAACAGCTGTATCAGCACTCACATCGCCGGAGAAACAAATTTTGGATGGATTAGGTCATGGTATCGTACATCCAGATACACTGGTCTCAACACTTGGCATCCCTGCTACAGATGTGTATGCTAATCTTATGGCACTGGAGCTAGGTGGCTGGATTACCGCACTGCCGGGTGGTTGTTATCAACGCATTAAATCTTGA
- a CDS encoding DUF494 family protein: protein MIDVIAFLIEHFQDVDAFPPRKDLGALLEEVGFNDDEIGDALTCLDELRFEPLIPAETLRSSTGFRIFNEEELDALPLDVRGLIHFLEQNGALNPEQREFVLNALMNLPYDDITVDHAKVLALLVLWAHRSELPVLIGDELMAALNGEAMMQ from the coding sequence ATGATTGATGTAATAGCGTTTTTGATTGAGCACTTTCAAGACGTTGATGCTTTTCCTCCACGTAAAGATCTAGGAGCGCTTTTGGAAGAGGTGGGTTTTAATGATGATGAGATAGGGGATGCCTTAACTTGTCTCGACGAGCTGCGTTTCGAACCCCTGATTCCGGCCGAAACCTTGCGCAGCAGTACCGGATTCCGAATTTTTAATGAAGAAGAGCTGGATGCACTCCCGTTGGATGTTCGTGGTCTAATACATTTTCTGGAACAGAATGGTGCACTCAATCCTGAACAACGTGAATTCGTACTCAATGCTTTAATGAATTTGCCGTATGACGACATTACTGTAGATCATGCTAAAGTACTGGCCTTACTGGTCTTGTGGGCACATCGGTCAGAATTGCCAGTACTCATTGGTGATGAATTAATGGCTGCGCTTAATGGTGAAGCCATGATGCAGTAA
- the rsmD gene encoding 16S rRNA (guanine(966)-N(2))-methyltransferase RsmD, which yields MARILQQHRNQVRIIGGTHRGRKITFPTAEGLRPTADSVRERLFNWLGQDLTGMAVLDLFAGSGVMGLEAASRRAKTVTLIEKNRLVAQAIKNNLQQLNFNQVELIYTDAQNFLATNSRQFDIIFLDPPYQWQQWPDLMQALVPHLRPQAHIYLESNTLPTLPNGWQILREGKSGISRFELLTYCKPEAP from the coding sequence ATGGCCAGAATACTTCAGCAGCATCGCAATCAGGTACGCATTATTGGCGGTACCCATCGAGGCCGTAAAATAACATTTCCGACCGCCGAAGGTCTGCGTCCGACGGCAGATAGCGTGCGCGAACGTCTGTTTAATTGGCTGGGGCAAGACTTAACAGGTATGGCAGTACTGGATCTATTTGCCGGTAGTGGCGTAATGGGATTGGAAGCAGCTTCAAGAAGGGCTAAAACCGTTACGCTTATAGAAAAAAATCGTCTGGTGGCACAGGCAATAAAAAATAACCTTCAACAATTGAATTTCAATCAGGTAGAACTTATTTATACAGATGCACAGAATTTTCTCGCAACCAACAGCCGGCAGTTTGACATAATATTTCTCGATCCGCCTTACCAATGGCAGCAGTGGCCAGACCTTATGCAGGCCCTTGTCCCGCATCTGAGACCTCAAGCACATATCTATCTTGAAAGTAATACATTACCAACGCTGCCAAATGGGTGGCAGATACTGCGAGAGGGTAAATCAGGAATAAGTCGTTTTGAATTATTAACTTACTGTAAACCAGAAGCACCCTGA
- a CDS encoding YggS family pyridoxal phosphate-dependent enzyme codes for MKNSDSLITHWREVLAEIASIRQQTEAPQNVQLIAVSKTFPVSDIATLYQAGQRDFGENYIQEFSDKTSMLSEYDIVWHMIGHIQSNKSRIVAERAQWVHTIDREKIARRLNEQRPEHLPPLNVCIEINIAAETNKHGIRANITELLKLASFISTLPRLQFRGLMCVAKADSTETELRQQFGMMQTLFQHLHHSGFAVDVLSMGMSADMHTAIASGATHVRIGSAIFGQRHYTQTKYD; via the coding sequence ATGAAAAATTCAGATTCTCTGATTACACACTGGCGTGAGGTATTGGCTGAAATAGCCAGCATCCGCCAGCAAACTGAAGCGCCACAAAACGTTCAACTGATTGCGGTGAGCAAAACCTTTCCTGTCAGTGATATAGCCACACTGTATCAAGCTGGTCAGCGTGATTTTGGTGAAAATTACATTCAAGAGTTTAGTGATAAAACCAGCATGCTGTCCGAATACGATATTGTCTGGCATATGATCGGACACATTCAATCAAATAAAAGCCGGATTGTGGCAGAACGGGCACAATGGGTGCATACGATTGACCGTGAAAAAATTGCTCGCCGTTTAAATGAACAGCGGCCAGAGCACTTACCACCCTTGAATGTTTGTATTGAAATAAACATTGCTGCTGAAACAAATAAACATGGTATTAGAGCAAATATAACAGAATTATTGAAATTAGCTAGTTTCATCAGCACTTTACCACGTCTACAATTTCGCGGGCTGATGTGCGTGGCCAAAGCAGATAGTACTGAAACCGAATTGCGGCAGCAATTCGGTATGATGCAGACTTTATTCCAGCATCTGCATCATTCAGGATTCGCGGTTGATGTATTGTCTATGGGAATGAGTGCCGACATGCATACGGCTATTGCCAGTGGAGCTACTCATGTTCGGATAGGCAGTGCTATTTTTGGTCAACGTCACTATACACAGACAAAATATGATTAG
- a CDS encoding type IV pilus twitching motility protein PilT, which yields MQLTDLLAFGVKNKASDLHLSAGLPPMIRVNGDIRRINLPEQSAEEVGKMIASIMNDYQRKDYQQNLETDFSFELPNVSRFRVNAFNTERGPAAVMRTIPSKVLTLEELKAPAIFQKIAEMPRGLVLVTGPTGSGKSTTLAAMIDYINNHDAGHILTIEDPIEFVHQSKKSLVNQRELHQHTLSFANALRSALREDPDVILVGEMRDPETIGLALTAAETGHLVFGTLHTTGAAKTVDRIVDVFPAGEKEMVRSMLSESLQAVISQTLLKTKDGNGRVAAHEIMISTPAVRNLIRENKIAQINSTLQTGQKFGMQTLDQCLQQLLRENRISLDVARSKAVSPDQLAG from the coding sequence ATGCAGCTAACCGATTTATTGGCCTTCGGCGTTAAAAACAAAGCTTCCGACTTGCATCTGAGTGCTGGTCTTCCTCCTATGATACGCGTTAATGGTGATATCCGCCGTATTAATCTGCCCGAACAGAGCGCAGAAGAAGTAGGTAAAATGATAGCTTCCATTATGAACGACTATCAACGTAAAGATTATCAGCAAAATCTGGAAACTGACTTTTCGTTCGAACTTCCCAATGTCTCTCGGTTTCGTGTCAATGCCTTTAACACCGAGCGCGGCCCAGCTGCAGTTATGCGTACCATTCCCAGTAAGGTACTGACGCTGGAAGAGCTCAAAGCGCCAGCAATTTTTCAAAAAATTGCTGAAATGCCACGTGGACTAGTGCTGGTAACAGGACCTACCGGCTCCGGTAAATCAACCACTTTGGCTGCAATGATTGATTACATCAATAATCACGATGCCGGCCATATTCTAACCATTGAAGATCCGATTGAGTTTGTGCATCAGAGTAAAAAATCGTTGGTAAACCAGCGTGAACTTCATCAGCATACACTCAGCTTTGCTAATGCACTGCGTTCAGCTTTGCGCGAAGACCCTGACGTGATTCTGGTAGGGGAAATGCGAGACCCTGAAACAATAGGTCTGGCACTGACAGCTGCTGAAACCGGTCACCTTGTGTTCGGTACTTTGCATACTACTGGTGCAGCAAAAACGGTAGACCGTATTGTGGACGTATTTCCTGCTGGTGAAAAAGAAATGGTGCGTTCTATGTTGTCTGAAAGTCTTCAGGCAGTAATTTCTCAGACTTTACTGAAAACTAAGGATGGCAATGGCCGTGTTGCAGCTCATGAAATCATGATCAGTACTCCGGCAGTGCGCAACCTGATTCGTGAGAACAAAATTGCTCAGATTAACTCTACTTTGCAGACGGGGCAGAAATTTGGTATGCAAACGTTAGACCAGTGTTTACAACAATTGCTGCGTGAAAATCGTATCAGTTTAGATGTAGCACGATCTAAAGCGGTCAGTCCTGATCAGCTGGCAGGATAG
- a CDS encoding PilT/PilU family type 4a pilus ATPase: protein MTDSSTAVPAPATAVSTPAPVTLEREVVHIHPVLEKMAVEAVRLNAADIFISPSFPPSWKIDGKITPAPTKPLTGEETAKIAMSTMTTVQRQRFMQELDLNYSIIAKNGVRFRVNAYHEQGRVGMVLRRITTDIPTTQSLFLPPVLDELVMKKRGLIILAGPTGSGKSTTMAAMLDYRNANSAGHILTIEDPIEYVHKPKKSIITHREVGVDTLSWDNAMQSALREAPDVVCVGEVRSDESMAYALKLAQTGHLCFFTLHASSANQAIERILNFYPEEQHKQVLMDLALNLVCIIGQRLAVKKDGKGRRAVIDLLINTATVQDYIYKGELMQIKELMAKAGNDGMQTFDQCLFQLYVDGVIDFEEALRQSDSPNDLRLRINLYEQGEKGTAIFNSGTELNLI from the coding sequence ATGACAGATTCTTCTACCGCAGTGCCGGCTCCAGCTACAGCCGTCAGCACCCCAGCTCCAGTCACACTGGAACGGGAAGTAGTTCATATTCATCCAGTGCTGGAAAAAATGGCTGTTGAAGCCGTACGTCTGAATGCCGCTGATATTTTTATCAGTCCTAGTTTTCCACCATCATGGAAAATCGATGGCAAAATCACCCCCGCACCAACCAAACCTTTAACCGGAGAAGAAACTGCTAAGATTGCCATGTCTACCATGACAACCGTTCAGCGGCAGCGGTTTATGCAAGAACTGGATTTAAACTATTCCATTATTGCCAAAAATGGTGTGCGTTTCAGGGTTAATGCCTATCATGAACAAGGTAGGGTGGGTATGGTGCTGCGTCGGATTACTACCGATATCCCCACCACCCAGAGTCTGTTTTTACCACCAGTGCTGGATGAGCTGGTGATGAAAAAACGCGGGCTGATTATTCTTGCTGGTCCTACTGGTAGCGGTAAATCCACTACCATGGCCGCTATGCTGGATTATCGTAATGCCAATTCCGCCGGCCATATTCTCACCATTGAAGACCCGATAGAATACGTGCATAAACCCAAGAAAAGTATTATTACCCACCGTGAAGTCGGAGTGGACACTCTGAGCTGGGACAATGCAATGCAAAGTGCATTGCGTGAAGCACCAGATGTTGTTTGCGTAGGGGAGGTACGCAGTGATGAGAGCATGGCCTATGCACTGAAACTAGCGCAGACCGGTCACTTGTGTTTCTTTACTTTGCACGCCAGTAGTGCTAATCAGGCAATTGAGCGTATTCTGAATTTCTATCCTGAAGAACAGCATAAGCAAGTGCTGATGGACTTGGCACTGAATCTCGTTTGCATCATCGGCCAGCGGCTGGCTGTGAAAAAAGATGGTAAAGGCCGTCGGGCTGTTATTGACCTGTTAATTAACACCGCCACTGTTCAGGACTATATCTACAAAGGCGAACTAATGCAGATAAAAGAGCTGATGGCCAAAGCAGGTAATGATGGTATGCAAACGTTTGATCAGTGTTTGTTTCAGCTTTATGTTGATGGCGTTATTGATTTTGAAGAAGCTTTACGCCAATCAGACTCACCAAATGATTTGCGCCTGCGGATTAATTTATATGAGCAAGGTGAAAAAGGAACGGCAATCTTTAATAGTGGTACTGAGCTCAATCTGATTTAG
- a CDS encoding DUF2071 domain-containing protein, which translates to MPISLKFKDFLHPRPAPSGIDVNCKLKHFAIITYAVDAHRFAGLFPPRFKLDTIFIDGQEKGLLSVVPFMDEDFTSAVYPFPVFSMGQTNYRIYIIDTTTGERCVWFLGTILDSWTIMVPRHIWKLPWHPGKMRFICDFDQQSGCYRHYEMHTKAKWAPARVQLKQQPEQQFHFQGFADNETVLVYLTHPLAGFYYRRNGKLGTYRVWHDRLAVKPATLESAQFALLSRMKLVQEDEQQQPYSVLLQPINEFTIYLPPTAL; encoded by the coding sequence ATGCCTATATCACTTAAATTTAAGGATTTTCTACATCCGCGTCCAGCACCTTCAGGAATCGATGTTAACTGTAAATTAAAACATTTTGCCATTATTACTTATGCAGTTGATGCACATAGATTTGCAGGATTATTTCCCCCTCGTTTCAAACTGGATACTATTTTTATTGATGGTCAGGAAAAAGGTTTGCTTTCAGTTGTGCCATTTATGGACGAGGATTTTACATCAGCAGTTTATCCGTTTCCTGTATTCAGCATGGGACAGACCAATTACCGAATTTATATAATTGATACGACAACCGGCGAACGTTGTGTCTGGTTTTTGGGTACGATATTGGATTCGTGGACCATTATGGTACCTCGTCATATATGGAAACTACCTTGGCATCCGGGCAAAATGCGTTTTATTTGTGACTTTGACCAGCAATCAGGCTGCTATCGACATTATGAAATGCATACAAAGGCAAAGTGGGCGCCGGCTAGAGTACAATTAAAGCAGCAACCTGAACAACAATTTCATTTTCAAGGTTTTGCTGACAACGAAACGGTACTAGTCTATCTGACCCATCCATTGGCTGGTTTTTACTATCGACGTAATGGTAAATTGGGAACTTATCGGGTTTGGCATGATCGATTGGCTGTGAAACCAGCTACACTTGAATCAGCACAATTTGCTTTATTGAGCCGGATGAAACTGGTTCAAGAAGATGAACAACAACAGCCCTACAGTGTATTGCTTCAACCTATTAATGAATTTACCATTTATTTGCCACCCACTGCTTTATAA
- the pdxY gene encoding pyridoxal kinase PdxY — protein sequence MKNILSIQSHVVFGHAGNSATVFPIRRLGVNVWPLNTVQFSNHTQYRQWQGTVMPAQHLLDVVDGIAAIDELKNCDAVLSGYMGSAEQGSAIIDIVRKVKQANPQAIYFCDPVMGHPEKGCIVAGGVAEFLCDVALPQSDMIAPNLFELEELNNRQCIHNVEEAVAASRALCTKGPRAVLVKHLSRAGYQTDRFEMLLVTPDSAWHIHRPLVDFGERQPVGVGDMTSGIFLADFLSGKSLLEAFEHTTSAVYAVMQETLKRRQYELQIVAAQDEIAHPSQWFKAEKIA from the coding sequence ATGAAAAATATACTTTCAATTCAGTCTCATGTGGTATTTGGTCATGCGGGTAACAGCGCAACGGTATTTCCTATCCGCCGATTAGGCGTTAATGTTTGGCCATTAAATACAGTCCAATTTTCTAATCACACACAGTACAGGCAGTGGCAGGGTACAGTGATGCCGGCTCAGCATTTACTGGATGTGGTTGATGGTATTGCGGCCATTGATGAACTGAAAAACTGTGATGCTGTATTAAGTGGATATATGGGTTCTGCCGAGCAAGGCAGTGCCATTATTGATATTGTCCGCAAAGTGAAGCAGGCCAATCCGCAGGCCATTTATTTCTGTGACCCAGTTATGGGCCATCCAGAAAAAGGCTGTATTGTTGCCGGAGGTGTGGCCGAATTCTTATGTGATGTAGCCTTGCCACAGAGCGATATGATTGCGCCTAATCTGTTTGAACTTGAAGAGTTGAACAACAGGCAATGCATTCATAATGTGGAAGAAGCGGTTGCTGCCTCTCGGGCTCTTTGTACAAAAGGTCCGCGTGCTGTGCTAGTGAAACATTTAAGTCGTGCTGGGTATCAAACCGACCGCTTTGAAATGCTGTTGGTTACGCCGGATTCAGCATGGCATATTCACCGGCCTCTGGTGGATTTTGGCGAACGTCAACCTGTAGGCGTGGGTGATATGACAAGTGGAATTTTTCTGGCAGATTTTCTTTCCGGTAAATCTTTGCTTGAAGCATTTGAACATACAACTTCAGCTGTCTATGCGGTTATGCAGGAAACTTTAAAACGCCGGCAGTATGAATTGCAAATTGTAGCCGCTCAGGATGAAATTGCCCATCCGTCACAGTGGTTTAAGGCAGAAAAAATAGCTTGA